The proteins below are encoded in one region of Reichenbachiella sp. 5M10:
- a CDS encoding efflux RND transporter permease subunit: MNIAEFSIKRPSFILVIFLLTSIAGLLSFNKIGYELLPEMSRPTLTITTIYPGAAPSEVESSVSKKIEDAISELDNLDEINSKSVESASIVIVNFKSGTDLDLMMQDAQREINNVISDLPDDAENPSISKISPNDLPILQISATSNMDGKYFYAQMDDKLIPQLQQLKGVASIDILGGEQRTISVSVDPEKLTYYNLSLLQVTRSISYANLDFPTGKVKGNGEAVTVRISGKFANVEEIRELIVSTTEDGGTVRLKDLARVTDDIADAESIARLNGKSAILLRIKKQGDANTVEVSESVLAKLEELEVHYDKQDLHFAVAQNDAEFTLEAVNAVLHDLEIAIILVAVVMLLFLHSFRNALIVMIAVPASLLATVAFMFAMGYTFNLMTLLAMSLVIGILVDDSIVVLENIYRHMEMGKSPKKAAIDGIAEIGLTAVSITLVIVIVFIPVTMVESFVADIFRQFSWTIVVATLFSLLVSFTLIPWLMSKFSKITHLNPKNPFQWILIQFESGLTWINDGYNNSLKWIMNKKWVLFAILLALFGMTGWIGSLGVIGSETFSSGDKGEFKLNLEYSKVTSIEANNLRTRKIENWIASKPEVKMILTNVGGPSSGIGGTGLGDPYKSELNVILDQEQFKNVNTEAYMIETMNQIRAQYAGVKVGVSLVGMVNMGTAPIDVSVVGENYDEVIEVAHRVKDMIEHTPGANDVNVSVETGVPEVEIKIDRDKLSMLGLDVATVGATLQNSLQGNDDNEYREDGLEYPIMVQLTKFDRKNAEDVKQIPFINTKGQLITLSQFAEVNQSASASMLERKDRIKSVGVTAFALGVPVGNVTQSIQQQMAAADFPDTVSFVWGGDVKNQEESFGALGGAFGISLLLIYFILVALYDNFVYPLVVLLSIPVAVIGAMLALGLSVSTMSIFTILGMIMLLGLVAKNAILIVDFAIKLKGDGLSTRDAVVQAGNDRLRPILMTTIAMVIAMIPIAIAAGAGAEWKNAMAWVLIGGLMSSLCLTIYLVPVAFEIADKATAWVQSKTKTTTSSSVKSAEPA, from the coding sequence ATGAATATTGCAGAATTTTCGATCAAAAGACCGTCATTCATCCTCGTGATCTTTTTGCTCACGTCGATCGCGGGGCTTTTGTCATTCAACAAAATCGGCTATGAACTCCTCCCAGAGATGTCTCGCCCTACCTTGACGATCACGACCATCTATCCTGGAGCGGCACCCTCAGAAGTAGAGTCCTCGGTCTCCAAAAAAATAGAAGACGCCATCTCCGAATTGGACAATCTCGATGAGATCAATTCCAAGTCCGTCGAGAGCGCCTCGATCGTGATTGTCAACTTCAAAAGTGGAACAGATCTAGACCTGATGATGCAAGATGCACAACGTGAAATCAACAACGTCATCAGTGATCTACCAGACGATGCAGAGAACCCATCGATCTCCAAAATCTCGCCCAACGATCTGCCCATCTTGCAGATCAGTGCGACTTCCAACATGGACGGCAAGTACTTCTATGCCCAGATGGATGACAAACTCATCCCTCAGCTCCAGCAGCTCAAAGGAGTCGCATCGATAGACATACTAGGAGGAGAGCAGCGCACCATCAGCGTGAGCGTAGATCCCGAAAAACTTACGTACTACAATTTGTCCCTACTGCAGGTCACTCGATCGATCTCTTATGCCAATTTGGATTTCCCTACAGGGAAAGTCAAAGGAAACGGAGAAGCGGTGACGGTACGGATCTCGGGCAAATTCGCCAATGTAGAGGAAATCCGAGAGCTCATCGTCTCGACCACCGAAGACGGCGGAACCGTACGGCTCAAAGACCTCGCAAGAGTCACCGACGACATAGCAGATGCCGAAAGTATCGCCCGACTCAATGGAAAAAGTGCCATCCTACTTCGCATCAAAAAACAAGGAGATGCAAACACGGTAGAAGTATCCGAATCCGTACTCGCCAAACTCGAAGAACTAGAAGTGCATTACGACAAACAGGACCTCCACTTTGCCGTCGCACAAAACGACGCAGAATTCACCCTCGAAGCGGTCAATGCCGTCCTTCACGACTTAGAGATCGCCATTATACTCGTTGCGGTAGTGATGCTGCTCTTCTTACACAGTTTTAGAAACGCACTGATCGTCATGATCGCTGTGCCAGCGTCCTTACTTGCGACAGTTGCCTTTATGTTCGCCATGGGATACACATTCAATCTCATGACCCTGCTCGCCATGTCCCTCGTGATTGGTATCCTCGTAGACGACTCGATTGTAGTGTTGGAAAACATCTACCGACACATGGAAATGGGCAAGTCTCCCAAAAAAGCTGCCATCGATGGTATCGCAGAGATTGGATTGACAGCAGTGTCTATTACTTTGGTGATTGTCATCGTGTTTATCCCTGTGACCATGGTCGAGTCCTTTGTCGCAGATATTTTCCGCCAGTTTTCGTGGACGATCGTTGTAGCGACCTTGTTCAGTCTCTTGGTCTCTTTCACGTTGATTCCATGGCTGATGTCTAAATTTTCTAAAATCACCCACCTCAATCCAAAAAACCCATTTCAATGGATCTTGATCCAATTCGAATCAGGACTGACCTGGATCAACGATGGATACAACAATTCCCTGAAATGGATCATGAACAAAAAATGGGTACTCTTTGCTATCCTCCTCGCTCTATTTGGTATGACAGGATGGATCGGAAGTCTCGGAGTGATCGGATCAGAGACTTTCTCATCTGGAGACAAAGGTGAATTCAAACTCAACCTCGAATACAGCAAAGTCACCAGTATAGAAGCCAATAATCTCCGTACTCGTAAAATTGAAAACTGGATCGCCTCCAAACCAGAGGTCAAGATGATCTTGACCAACGTCGGCGGGCCCTCTTCTGGAATCGGAGGCACGGGACTCGGAGACCCCTACAAGTCTGAGCTCAATGTCATATTGGATCAAGAACAATTCAAAAATGTGAACACTGAGGCATATATGATCGAAACAATGAACCAAATCAGAGCGCAATATGCAGGTGTCAAAGTAGGTGTTTCGTTGGTAGGCATGGTCAACATGGGGACTGCACCAATCGACGTATCTGTCGTAGGCGAAAACTACGACGAAGTGATAGAGGTAGCGCATCGCGTCAAAGATATGATCGAACATACACCAGGAGCCAATGACGTCAATGTATCCGTAGAAACCGGCGTGCCCGAAGTAGAAATCAAAATCGATCGGGACAAACTCTCCATGCTCGGACTAGATGTCGCCACAGTCGGTGCTACGCTACAAAATTCGCTTCAAGGCAATGACGACAATGAGTACCGAGAGGACGGTCTAGAATACCCCATCATGGTACAACTCACCAAGTTTGATCGCAAAAATGCCGAGGATGTCAAGCAGATTCCTTTCATCAACACCAAAGGTCAGCTAATCACCCTGAGTCAGTTTGCCGAAGTGAATCAAAGTGCATCAGCCTCTATGCTGGAACGAAAAGATAGAATCAAATCAGTCGGCGTTACAGCCTTTGCACTGGGAGTACCGGTCGGCAATGTCACCCAGTCTATCCAACAACAAATGGCGGCTGCTGATTTTCCTGACACCGTAAGTTTCGTATGGGGTGGAGATGTCAAAAACCAAGAGGAAAGTTTCGGTGCGTTAGGTGGTGCTTTTGGCATTTCTCTATTGCTGATCTACTTCATCTTAGTCGCACTCTATGACAATTTCGTCTACCCGCTCGTGGTACTACTTTCCATACCTGTAGCCGTGATCGGTGCGATGCTTGCCCTAGGTTTGTCAGTCTCGACGATGAGTATATTCACCATCCTAGGTATGATTATGCTCCTAGGGCTTGTCGCCAAAAATGCTATTCTGATTGTGGACTTTGCCATCAAGCTCAAAGGAGATGGCCTATCCACTCGTGATGCTGTCGTACAAGCAGGCAACGATCGATTGAGGCCAATCTTGATGACAACCATCGCCATGGTGATTGCGATGATTCCGATTGCAATCGCCGCAGGTGCTGGTGCCGAGTGGAAAAACGCCATGGCTTGGGTGCTCATCGGTGGATTGATGTCCTCTCTCTGCCTGACGATCTATCTTGTCCCTGTAGCCTTCGAGATCGCAGACAAAGCCACGGCATGGGTACAATCCAAAACAAAAACAACTACTTCAAGTTCAGTAAAAAGCGCCGAACCCGCTTAA
- a CDS encoding efflux RND transporter periplasmic adaptor subunit, with protein sequence MEIQKSKTSKIIVAIAAVTLLGGWTIYSLLGNAEEVKARVYTRDFSIKVPVKIAKVEDTQLEETRRYLGTFEANRAITITSQTQGEVLAISAQEGNQLPKNGLIATVDSEQIRFQLIAATAAYEDAKREYDRYQKLTDNNAVAKINLEKASLQLASAESNLKLLNKQLRNTKIKAPFAGTLATRTFDVGSVLAPGRSLGSLIDISHLKLVISVPEDQVMDFEKGKQVTVKSDVYPTHSYTGTITMVSDQADEAHKFDVQVKIQNTTEYPIKSGMYGWIEHTSHPHGTSHTIPATAMMGSSKDAKVYKIIEGKAILQPIKVGMTSEQKIEVKEGLTLDDIVVTNGQINLSDGVEVSY encoded by the coding sequence ATGGAAATCCAAAAATCTAAAACAAGCAAAATCATCGTCGCAATAGCGGCAGTCACACTACTCGGAGGGTGGACCATCTATTCGCTACTAGGCAACGCTGAAGAAGTCAAAGCACGCGTGTATACTCGGGACTTCTCGATCAAAGTGCCCGTCAAAATCGCCAAAGTAGAAGACACCCAACTGGAAGAAACGAGAAGATACTTGGGAACCTTTGAGGCCAACAGAGCCATCACCATCACCTCTCAAACACAGGGAGAAGTACTGGCCATCTCTGCCCAAGAAGGAAACCAACTGCCCAAAAATGGATTAATCGCTACCGTGGATTCTGAACAAATACGTTTTCAGCTCATCGCAGCAACCGCTGCCTACGAAGATGCCAAACGCGAATACGATAGGTACCAAAAACTAACAGACAACAACGCAGTAGCCAAAATCAATCTGGAGAAAGCAAGCTTACAACTGGCCAGCGCAGAGAGCAATCTCAAATTGCTCAACAAACAACTCCGCAACACCAAAATCAAAGCTCCCTTCGCTGGTACTCTAGCTACGCGCACCTTTGATGTAGGGTCAGTACTCGCTCCGGGCAGATCACTCGGGTCACTCATAGACATCTCCCATCTCAAACTCGTCATCAGTGTACCCGAAGATCAAGTAATGGATTTTGAAAAAGGCAAGCAAGTGACGGTCAAATCCGATGTATACCCTACACATTCCTATACGGGTACCATCACTATGGTCAGTGATCAAGCAGACGAAGCACACAAGTTTGACGTACAAGTCAAAATCCAAAACACAACAGAATACCCGATCAAATCAGGGATGTATGGATGGATAGAGCATACAAGCCACCCTCACGGCACAAGTCACACCATCCCAGCGACCGCCATGATGGGTTCCTCCAAAGACGCCAAAGTCTACAAAATCATAGAAGGCAAAGCCATCCTCCAACCCATCAAAGTCGGCATGACCTCTGAGCAAAAAATAGAAGTCAAAGAAGGCCTCACCCTAGACGATATAGTAGTAACCAACGGTCAAATCAACTTGAGCGATGGTGTCGAAGTATCCTACTAA
- a CDS encoding TolC family protein, whose protein sequence is MKINIATFIMLLTPLLSHAQKVYTLDECVSLALEQNLEIGNSRYDQLLYDEQVKEVKRAALPKLGFGAEYDLYTQLPTTVIPSSAFSPGAEGYAAASFGTPHQSTYALQLEQVIFDPSLNVGIKAAQTINEMGEIQYVQTKENITFRVASTYYNAQVVAKQIEMLEDNSQSLDTLIASTRMMMQSGLVNTTDVDRLVINKSSLDNHTATLQADYIYLINSLKLLLNMDTDEGLTIEHQLNPDLSALSFQDAFHYENRSEVQLLNKQKEVLDLQEKQINSGYLPHLSAVASYGVMGYGDQSENYYEHYDFSYVGLKLNWMLFDGMVKSSQKTQKKIEMKQLNAQLEMTQRSIENERINALSKLKVHQREVANQKQSMELATNIYQNIQMQYSEGVVGVQEIIESENELTEAQTNYLNSWVRLQQAKLDLAKAEGHLLTHYN, encoded by the coding sequence ATGAAAATCAACATTGCAACATTTATTATGCTACTGACGCCACTGCTAAGTCACGCGCAAAAAGTCTACACACTTGACGAATGTGTAAGCCTTGCTCTGGAGCAAAACCTAGAAATAGGAAACAGCCGCTACGACCAGTTGCTCTATGATGAGCAGGTCAAAGAAGTGAAACGCGCTGCACTACCAAAATTAGGTTTCGGGGCAGAGTATGACCTATATACCCAGCTACCCACCACGGTGATCCCGTCAAGTGCCTTCAGTCCAGGGGCAGAAGGGTATGCCGCTGCAAGTTTCGGTACGCCACATCAGTCCACCTACGCACTGCAACTGGAACAGGTAATTTTCGACCCTAGTCTCAACGTTGGCATCAAAGCGGCCCAGACCATCAACGAAATGGGAGAAATCCAATACGTACAGACCAAGGAAAATATCACGTTTCGGGTAGCATCTACCTACTACAATGCACAGGTAGTTGCCAAACAAATCGAAATGCTGGAAGACAACAGTCAATCACTCGATACACTCATTGCTTCTACGCGCATGATGATGCAGAGCGGATTAGTCAATACGACCGATGTAGATCGACTCGTCATCAACAAGTCCAGCTTGGACAACCATACCGCTACACTACAGGCTGATTACATCTATTTGATCAACTCCCTCAAACTCCTGCTCAATATGGATACCGACGAAGGATTGACGATCGAACATCAGCTGAACCCAGATTTATCTGCACTCAGTTTTCAGGATGCTTTCCACTACGAAAACCGTAGTGAAGTACAACTACTCAACAAACAAAAAGAAGTCCTAGATCTACAAGAGAAGCAGATCAACTCAGGCTACCTGCCACACCTATCGGCTGTCGCATCCTATGGAGTGATGGGCTATGGTGACCAGTCCGAAAACTACTACGAGCACTATGACTTTAGCTACGTGGGGCTCAAACTGAACTGGATGTTATTTGACGGCATGGTCAAGAGCTCTCAAAAAACACAAAAGAAAATAGAAATGAAACAACTCAACGCACAATTGGAAATGACCCAGAGAAGCATTGAAAACGAAAGGATCAATGCCCTCTCTAAGCTCAAAGTCCACCAACGTGAGGTTGCCAATCAAAAACAGTCCATGGAGCTCGCTACCAACATCTACCAAAACATCCAGATGCAGTACAGTGAAGGAGTCGTGGGGGTGCAGGAGATCATCGAATCAGAAAATGAACTCACAGAAGCACAAACCAACTATCTCAATTCATGGGTACGCCTCCAGCAAGCCAAACTAGACCTAGCCAAAGCAGAAGGTCATCTATTAACCCACTACAATTAA
- a CDS encoding TetR/AcrR family transcriptional regulator produces the protein MSQESLDSTEIKIKEAARELFSELGMKGTTMRKVAEKAEVNVALVNYYFRSKEKLFLSIFEEKFRSYTKDGLSILNDTSRDLLDRIKTYIDRLNHQINNDQGLPIFILSETHYNSNLLDMLSDLNKEQAAIETQQLQATLDLDYHSGKIRPIKAIDFQMALFSMIVFPIISKKILTKTGKLAAAGFESYESYEPHWKATTLSIMEAFLKPLS, from the coding sequence ATGTCCCAAGAATCACTCGATAGCACCGAAATAAAAATCAAAGAAGCAGCACGTGAGCTGTTTTCAGAGCTAGGTATGAAAGGGACAACCATGCGAAAAGTAGCCGAAAAGGCCGAGGTAAACGTCGCACTCGTCAATTATTATTTCAGAAGCAAAGAGAAGCTATTTCTGTCCATTTTCGAGGAGAAATTCAGATCCTATACCAAAGACGGACTGAGCATCCTCAACGATACCTCACGCGACTTACTAGACCGTATCAAAACATACATCGATCGGCTCAACCATCAAATCAACAATGATCAAGGCTTACCCATATTCATACTTAGCGAGACACACTATAACTCAAATCTGCTCGACATGCTCTCTGACCTCAACAAAGAGCAAGCGGCAATAGAAACACAGCAGCTACAAGCGACCTTAGACTTAGATTATCACAGCGGCAAGATTCGACCCATCAAAGCCATTGACTTTCAGATGGCCCTATTTTCTATGATTGTCTTTCCTATTATCTCCAAAAAAATACTGACGAAAACAGGAAAACTAGCAGCGGCTGGATTTGAAAGCTATGAAAGCTACGAACCACACTGGAAAGCCACCACGCTCAGCATCATGGAAGCATTTTTGAAACCCTTGTCATGA
- a CDS encoding DUF2490 domain-containing protein — protein sequence MKPIFTLFAFLFLSQFCWGQKIFTRHQGWTDLTLWYKLGENTKVGGDFGYRTSMGDYKFHQMYYRPTIKWSNNSLYNLCFAISNFQTFNTESSNLNELRFAQEAMLFWPNTKILKFNHRLRFEERFFYINENKENQTRMRYRLSLAPPNFTLFGKENFYAELTWETFVTLTNSIQYSLGSQHRWEAVLGNKITKRFKIGLHYIWQTVRVTDYDYGLNDNIIRIRLSYTLN from the coding sequence ATGAAACCAATATTCACTCTCTTCGCCTTCTTATTCCTTTCTCAATTTTGCTGGGGCCAAAAGATCTTCACCCGACACCAAGGCTGGACAGACCTGACGCTATGGTACAAACTGGGGGAAAACACCAAGGTAGGAGGGGACTTTGGCTACCGAACCTCAATGGGCGACTACAAATTTCATCAAATGTACTACAGACCTACGATCAAGTGGTCCAACAATTCCTTGTACAATCTCTGCTTCGCGATTTCTAATTTTCAAACCTTCAATACCGAATCCTCGAACCTCAATGAACTTCGTTTTGCTCAAGAAGCCATGCTCTTTTGGCCCAATACCAAAATCCTAAAATTCAACCACCGCCTACGATTTGAGGAGCGCTTTTTCTATATCAACGAAAACAAAGAAAACCAAACTCGAATGCGCTACCGCTTAAGTCTAGCCCCACCAAATTTCACCCTCTTCGGCAAAGAAAACTTCTATGCAGAGCTCACATGGGAGACCTTTGTAACCCTCACCAACAGTATACAATACTCACTAGGAAGCCAGCACCGCTGGGAGGCAGTCTTGGGCAACAAAATCACTAAACGATTCAAAATAGGCCTCCACTACATCTGGCAAACTGTGCGAGTGACAGATTACGACTATGGCCTCAACGACAACATCATACGAATACGGCTCAGCTATACGCTCAACTAG
- a CDS encoding M48 family metalloprotease, protein MKYYAILLLIFCSTCLVWAQPHEYDERLGQEAALQVERTLGLYEDEALNRYVDEVGQRLIAALNHTYFDYEFAIIDDPTPNAFALPGGYIYVTRGLLALVQSVDELACVLSHEVIHVDERHSVKQMKRSILPALLQVPGLLVGAVAGEKAGSIVSAPFDLGSSFFTSTYSRKHETQADQMGVALAAKAGFDPNALSPMLDRIMKWEETRTEQEEKKNYFSTHPYTPDRIKKLKPAISELTWSLNSLHEEPVLPLLDGLVFGENPAKGVFVDSVFLHADIDFSVVFPSDWIYINQHDAVGAMNSDKTALVYLTLEDTTQSPEQWGIDFVKRVKRTGELKASAEKVEVNAREAFLVSVVQHGEGEDIYAHFIWIEMGDHVYRITAIKAGGFKEQLKRTALSLHPLTESEKQMIEVEQLYLTNVEEDGSWEALAERTESTLEPKYLRVLNGSRSHSAPPSGERVKVVKSYPYVPEDSSDQ, encoded by the coding sequence ATGAAATACTACGCAATATTATTATTGATTTTTTGCTCTACATGCTTGGTATGGGCACAACCCCATGAGTACGATGAGCGCTTGGGCCAAGAAGCTGCTTTGCAGGTAGAACGTACCCTGGGGCTGTATGAAGACGAGGCATTGAATCGCTATGTTGATGAGGTCGGTCAACGACTCATTGCTGCACTCAACCACACCTATTTTGATTATGAGTTTGCGATCATTGACGACCCTACTCCCAATGCGTTTGCTTTGCCTGGAGGATACATCTATGTGACGCGTGGTTTGCTGGCCCTCGTACAAAGTGTCGATGAGTTGGCTTGCGTGCTGAGTCATGAAGTAATTCATGTGGATGAGAGGCATTCGGTTAAGCAAATGAAGCGTAGTATTTTGCCAGCCCTGCTACAAGTACCTGGGCTACTCGTGGGAGCAGTGGCCGGAGAAAAAGCAGGAAGTATAGTCAGTGCTCCTTTTGATTTGGGTTCTAGCTTTTTTACTTCTACGTATAGTCGTAAACATGAAACACAAGCAGACCAAATGGGTGTTGCATTGGCAGCTAAAGCAGGGTTTGACCCCAATGCTTTGAGCCCGATGCTGGATCGGATCATGAAATGGGAAGAAACTCGAACCGAACAAGAAGAGAAAAAAAATTACTTCAGCACTCATCCCTATACCCCTGATCGAATCAAGAAACTGAAACCAGCGATCAGTGAATTGACTTGGTCGTTGAATAGCCTACACGAAGAACCCGTTCTCCCTTTGCTTGATGGCTTGGTTTTTGGAGAAAATCCCGCGAAGGGAGTTTTTGTAGATAGTGTGTTTTTGCACGCTGATATTGATTTTAGTGTCGTGTTTCCAAGTGACTGGATCTACATCAACCAGCACGATGCAGTAGGGGCGATGAACTCAGATAAGACGGCATTGGTGTATTTGACACTAGAGGACACTACTCAATCCCCCGAACAATGGGGTATAGATTTTGTCAAACGTGTGAAGAGAACTGGCGAGTTGAAGGCCTCAGCAGAAAAGGTGGAGGTCAATGCTCGTGAGGCATTTCTAGTCTCGGTGGTTCAGCACGGAGAAGGGGAAGATATCTATGCACATTTTATTTGGATAGAGATGGGAGATCATGTGTATCGCATCACCGCCATCAAAGCGGGAGGTTTCAAAGAGCAACTCAAAAGGACAGCTCTCTCATTGCACCCTTTGACAGAAAGTGAAAAGCAAATGATTGAGGTAGAGCAACTCTATTTGACCAATGTCGAGGAGGATGGATCATGGGAAGCCTTGGCTGAGCGTACCGAGAGTACATTAGAACCCAAATACCTTCGAGTACTCAATGGTAGCCGTTCTCACTCAGCTCCTCCTAGTGGTGAGAGAGTCAAAGTCGTCAAGAGTTACCCTTATGTGCCAGAGGATTCATCAGATCAATAA
- a CDS encoding GDSL-type esterase/lipase family protein: MTEKLPYPLDKLILDGKEVTCKKGDTLKKQFSRVDTFYILLEGTVHFHQSLHSNDKELLAGMSQSIYAPIGMDAFIAPYRNETTARVASDHAILLEWETQKLIACLDADIELAIAFFTFLNNHSHKFVEDTSELFANTSAALQSLEIDTSSDGYLSHIERDEIDKVILLLQSPFFEEFDEKDLAVLATSMQRREYLVNDIVISQDEQKKGIFLLESGEIQYSRMNFSMETNKTYKVPFRSISTPGYLVSSSSLLGVKSAMTSHVTKEAVVLYIPKDNLEAHCKAHPKFALSFQKRILWLINNQLRAVRTRLIATQFNEELLVASTLINSNSTKLSVHSPLHSVPVLLEDKLTIPQAINMLHQAELKGMGPEKNLASLCLDNLHKTQKESNFYRALQDIYSSVAESDENKSLEEVQLDCIKACRKAFSIPSIYIKGLENIPPNSGCVFIYNHLLNEPYYTLPNQFQITLDSHFLSSLIFENYGKHAQRVVRIGKSEEYAHENYYNKLGYINVYTPDSDVLIESPEQKKIRHQAFFDQINDALTAGHNIIISPEGSSHPTEHSPSHFKSGIFKVIEKMEHEPFIVPIIMANFDKRITAFKFACEIKKPFKLSEKMKEYGTTSVKEFLREYQMTFRKDTQELSQEIANENSAQLLFEDEINALKEKIATQGTEDSVAFYGSSTIRLWDSLETDLADKNAINLGFGGSSYQWCLFYFERLFEQFHPKSYVLYGGDNDLSNGQSPEDVLMNFSLLIEKIQRHSPEAQITVISIKPSPSREYLLHHINTSNALLRSFVEERNYMHWIEMYEHMLSPDGRPRTDLFVEDMLHLNPKGYKIWKQNVRDQLLI, from the coding sequence ATGACAGAAAAGCTACCCTACCCGCTTGATAAACTCATCCTTGACGGCAAAGAGGTCACTTGCAAAAAAGGAGATACGCTCAAAAAGCAATTTAGCAGAGTAGATACATTCTACATCCTGCTAGAAGGAACGGTACATTTTCACCAAAGCCTACATAGCAATGACAAAGAGCTCCTCGCAGGCATGAGTCAATCCATCTACGCACCGATCGGTATGGATGCTTTCATTGCACCGTACCGCAACGAAACCACAGCTCGCGTAGCATCAGACCATGCTATCCTACTCGAATGGGAAACCCAAAAACTCATCGCCTGTCTCGACGCAGACATTGAATTGGCCATCGCTTTTTTCACTTTTCTCAACAACCACTCACACAAGTTTGTCGAAGACACCAGTGAGCTATTTGCCAATACCTCAGCAGCGCTCCAATCTTTAGAAATTGACACTTCCTCAGACGGCTATTTGTCACATATAGAACGAGACGAAATCGACAAAGTCATCCTGCTACTACAATCTCCATTTTTTGAGGAGTTTGACGAAAAAGATCTTGCTGTCCTAGCTACCTCGATGCAACGTAGAGAATACCTCGTCAACGACATAGTGATCAGCCAAGACGAACAAAAGAAGGGTATATTCCTGCTTGAATCCGGCGAAATTCAATACTCAAGAATGAACTTCAGCATGGAAACCAACAAGACCTACAAAGTACCCTTTCGCTCGATTTCTACGCCTGGCTATCTGGTCAGTTCCTCCAGTCTGCTAGGAGTCAAAAGTGCGATGACCTCCCACGTGACGAAAGAAGCCGTCGTACTATACATCCCAAAAGACAACCTCGAAGCTCACTGCAAAGCACACCCAAAATTCGCCCTAAGCTTTCAAAAAAGAATCCTATGGTTGATCAACAACCAGCTACGCGCCGTACGTACTAGACTGATTGCCACCCAGTTCAACGAGGAGCTACTCGTCGCAAGCACACTCATCAACAGCAACAGTACCAAACTGTCGGTACACTCTCCGCTCCACTCGGTGCCCGTGTTGCTCGAAGATAAACTCACGATTCCTCAAGCCATCAACATGCTGCACCAAGCCGAGTTGAAAGGAATGGGCCCTGAAAAGAATTTGGCCTCACTCTGTCTCGACAATCTACACAAAACACAAAAAGAGTCGAATTTCTACCGTGCATTACAAGACATCTATAGCAGTGTAGCCGAAAGTGATGAGAACAAATCTCTAGAAGAGGTACAACTGGACTGTATCAAAGCCTGTCGCAAGGCTTTTTCGATCCCATCGATCTACATCAAAGGGCTCGAAAACATCCCTCCCAACTCAGGCTGTGTCTTCATCTACAACCACCTGCTCAATGAACCCTACTACACGCTGCCCAATCAGTTCCAAATCACTTTGGACTCACATTTTTTGAGTTCGCTGATCTTTGAGAACTATGGAAAACATGCACAACGGGTCGTTCGTATCGGAAAATCCGAAGAATATGCTCATGAAAACTACTACAACAAACTGGGCTATATCAATGTCTACACACCCGATTCGGACGTACTCATCGAAAGTCCCGAACAGAAAAAAATTAGGCATCAAGCATTTTTTGATCAAATCAATGACGCTTTGACCGCTGGTCACAACATCATCATCAGCCCAGAAGGCAGTTCGCACCCGACAGAGCACTCACCGAGTCATTTCAAATCGGGGATCTTCAAAGTGATCGAAAAAATGGAGCACGAACCCTTCATCGTCCCCATTATCATGGCCAATTTTGACAAGCGAATCACTGCGTTCAAATTTGCCTGCGAAATCAAAAAACCCTTCAAACTCAGTGAAAAAATGAAAGAGTATGGTACAACATCTGTCAAGGAGTTCTTGCGTGAGTACCAGATGACTTTCAGAAAAGACACCCAAGAACTCAGTCAAGAAATCGCCAACGAAAACAGTGCTCAATTGCTTTTTGAAGATGAGATCAACGCACTCAAAGAAAAAATTGCTACACAGGGGACGGAAGATTCGGTCGCCTTTTATGGCAGTAGTACCATACGACTATGGGACAGTCTCGAGACGGACCTTGCAGACAAAAACGCCATCAACTTGGGGTTTGGTGGATCATCGTATCAGTGGTGTTTGTTCTATTTCGAACGGCTCTTTGAGCAGTTTCATCCCAAATCCTACGTCTTGTACGGAGGGGACAACGACCTCAGCAACGGCCAATCGCCTGAGGACGTACTCATGAACTTTTCACTCTTGATAGAAAAAATCCAACGACACAGCCCCGAGGCACAGATCACCGTCATCTCCATCAAGCCGAGCCCAAGCCGTGAGTATTTGCTACACCACATCAATACCTCCAATGCCCTACTGCGCTCCTTCGTAGAAGAACGAAACTATATGCACTGGATAGAAATGTACGAACACATGCTCTCGCCTGATGGACGGCCAAGAACAGACCTATTTGTAGAGGATATGCTCCACCTCAACCCCAAAGGATACAAAATCTGGAAACAAAACGTGCGTGATCAATTATTGATCTGA